A window of the Lolium perenne isolate Kyuss_39 chromosome 7, Kyuss_2.0, whole genome shotgun sequence genome harbors these coding sequences:
- the LOC127313272 gene encoding uncharacterized protein codes for MEPWLPLLRHLLASPAPNAAAFSSSSSSNNCPSSAPPAAGLLRILLSPVPTLPASEPTTVLFQTLPPLLQSQALSFLSSSAPLLDPIQVRSLASRVLSAPPGRYQFWVRQGARHLLDGLPDKDAPDVPSEFIEEFHEPPPWLKEAAARARPVLPWLPLDCRNVMPVADGLDGVRLESLELEQDEFPVIQVVGRPPAPPLGVSVVHRAQALRKEIELADSVLDAQQVAKDLHVLCLESGNAEAVLSLVQPWGADDDTVRVLLSHLVLEEDGMHGKGPALVLCSLVLPKLLGLQRAASSGLISAALDICKRHPAAAVEAVLFPLVLRKEGLNVPQCDVLTRIVKDCMHPLHVKAFCHRLLSGEEEERRPVCMPQHRENIGIDLVWTESIFVLFNGILNQDIRLTPSTIEKLVSIIDRMAMKFRKSLKFGNFFLCFVSKCWHECKIHGLLLERAADTTDTFLTKAILAKMRPTS; via the coding sequence ATGGAGCCATGGCTGCCGTTGCTCCGCCACCTCCTCGCCTCCCCGGCCCCCAacgccgccgccttctcctcctcctcctcctcgaacaACTGCCCCAGCTCTGCTCCGCCGGCCGCGGGCCTCCTCCGCATCCTCCTCTCCCCGGTGCCCACGCTCCCCGCCTCCGAACCCACCACCGTCCTCTTTCAGACCCTCCCGCCCTTGCTGCAATCCCAGGCGCTCTCCTTCCTCTCATCCTCCGCCCCCCTCCTCGACCCGATCCAGGTCCGCTCGCTGGCCTCTCGCGTCCTCTCTGCTCCGCCTGGCCGGTATCAATTCTGGGTCCGCCAGGGCGCCCGCCACCTGCTCGACGGATTGCCTGACAAAGACGCCCCTGATGTCCCCTCGGAGTTTATCGAGGAGTTCCACGAGCCACCGCCGTGGCTTAAAGAAGCAGCAGCTCGGGCACGTCCTGTCCTGCCGTGGCTGCCTCTTGATTGCCGAAACGTGATGCCCGTTGCAGATGGTTTAGATGGAGTTCGGTTAGAGTCTCTGGAGTTGGAGCAGGACGAGTTTCCGGTCATCCAGGTGGTCGGGCGTCCTCCGGCTCCTCCACTTGGTGTTTCAGTCGTCCATAGGGCTCAAGCACTGCGGAAGGAGATTGAGTTGGCAGATTCGGTTTTGGACGCTCAGCAGGTGGCGAAAGACTTGCATGTTCTTTGTCTAGAATCCGGGAATGCTGAGGCAGTACTTAGCTTGGTACAGCCATGGGGTGCGGATGATGACACCGTGAGGGTTCTGCTTTCACATTTGGTACTTGAGGAAGATGGGATGCATGGAAAAGGGCCGGCACTTGTGCTGTGTTCTCTTGTCCTGCCGAAGTTACTTGGCCTTCAGAGAGCAGCTTCATCTGGTCTTATTTCGGCTGCGTTGGATATCTGCAAACGTCACCCGGCTGCTGCAGTGGAGGCTGTCCTCTTTCCACTAGTTCTTAGAAAGGAAGGGCTAAATGTTCCTCAGTGTGATGTGCTCACGCGGATTGTCAAGGATTGTATGCATCCCTTGCATGTCAAGGCCTTCTGTCACAGGCTGCTTTCGGGGGAGGAGGAAGAGCGGAGACCAGTTTGTATGCCTCAGCATCGGGAAAATATTGGTATTGATTTGGTCTGGACAGAATCTATCTTTGTGCTCTTCAACGGCATTCTCAATCAAGACATTCGCCTGACACCAAGCACCATCGAGAAGCTAGTGTCCATAATTGATAGGATGGCAATGAAGTTCCGGAAGTCACTTAAATTTGGTAACTTTTTTCTGTGCTTTGTCTCCAAGTGTTGGCATGAATGCAAGATTCATGGACTTTTGCTTGAGAGAGCTGCTGACACAACCGACACTTTCTTGACTAAAGCTATATTAGCAAAAATGCGGCCTACGAGTTGA